tccGCCCGCCGCCACTGCACTGCACCATCGTCTACTACTTCACCGACCGACGCACCTCCCCTCTGCCCCGACGCGATGGCCGAGGGCAGCTCCTCCGCCGCCGGATCCTCTTCCTCCGCCCCTGTCAAACcttctggtaaactcctcccacTCTTCCTCTACTTCTCTCTGTCACTGTCTACCGATCCTAAAGGTGTACCCGCTAGATCACTGCTAGACGATCCTAAAGTCTTAACACACCACGCTCCGCTTCACCCGCCGCGGCGCTGCTCGCGCTGACGGTGGCACTGGCCGCCGCGACTGTCGCGGAGGCGGCGCCGCTAGAGCGGGCGGACCACGAGGTGCGGCGTATGTACGAGGCGTGGAAGTCGAAGCACGGCCGGCCGCCCTGCGACGTCAGCTCCGACCGGCTGCGGCTGGAGGTGTTCCGCGACAACCTGCGGTACATCGACGCGCACAACGCGGAGGCGGACGCGGGGCTGCACACCTTCCGCCTCGGCCTCACCCCCTTCGCCGACCTCACCCTGGAGGAGTACCGCGGCCGCGTCCTCGGCTTCCGCAACTCCACTAGGCCCCGGGTCGCGAGCAACCGCTACCTGCCGCGCGCCGGCGACGACCTCCCCGACGCCGTCGACTGGCGCCTCCGGGGCGCCGTGACCCTGGTCAAGAACCAACAGAAATGCGGTTCGTAGTCGTACACCGCTCCATGCTGCATGACACTCTACGTAGAATGCTCGTTACTGATGATCTCTGGTCACTGAGAGATGCATGCAGGTGGGTGCTGGGCGTTCTCGGCGGTGGCAGCCATGGAAGGGATCAACAAGATCGTGACGGGCGACCTGGTGTCGCTGTCGGAGCAGGAGCTGATTGACTGCGACACCCAGGACAGCGGCTGCAATGGCGGGCAGATGGACAACGCTTTCCAGTTCGTCATCAACAATGGCGGCATTGACACCGAGGCCGACTATCCCTTCATCGGAACTGACATGGCTTGCGATGCCATCCGGGTCAGCACTCTCATAAGTCATAAATCTCAGCATGAACAATATGCATGATGCATCGGTGGCGATGGTCTGATGGAGCAGGTTTCCTTTTTATTCAACGCATGCAGGAAAAcagaaaggttgtgtccatagaTTCATACGAGAATGTGCCGGCCAACAACGAGAAGGCGCTGCAGAAGGCGGTGGCAAACCAGCCTGTTAGCgtcgccattgatgctggcggtCTTGCATTCCAGCTCTACAGCTCGGTAAGCCGTAGTAAGCATGAGAGTGAGAGCAGCAGCAGGAGCTGTCCTTTGTTCTGAAACTGTTCTTCCCAATCTCGCGTGCGTACGTACAGGGCATCTTCAGCGGGATCTGCGGGCTGAAGCTGGACCACGGCGTGACGGCGATGGGCTACGGCAGCGAGGACGGCAAGGACTTCTGGATCGTGAAGAACTCGTGGGGACCCGAGTGGGGGGAGGCTGGCTACATCCGCATGGCGCGCAACGTGTTTCTGCCCATGGGCAAGTGCGGCATCGCCATGGATGCGTCGTACCCGGTGAAGAATGGCCCCAACCCGACGGCTGAGCCGGAGATCAAGATGGTTCGTGCTTAGGCAGGCTGCTGACCACCGATTTGTTGCCCCTTGCTGTGGTTTAAGAGTGTTTGTTTACACGTTTGTTGTTGTGAGTTGTGATGCAAATGGTCTCATGGAACTTTATTTATTTATGTACCACGGAAAATAAACTTTGAATAATTAAATTATCACTTATCCTAT
The nucleotide sequence above comes from Miscanthus floridulus cultivar M001 chromosome 18, ASM1932011v1, whole genome shotgun sequence. Encoded proteins:
- the LOC136524498 gene encoding oryzain alpha chain-like codes for the protein MAEGSSSAAGSSSSAPVKPSGKLLPLFLYFSLLNTPRSASPAAALLALTVALAAATVAEAAPLERADHEVRRMYEAWKSKHGRPPCDVSSDRLRLEVFRDNLRYIDAHNAEADAGLHTFRLGLTPFADLTLEEYRGRVLGFRNSTRPRVASNRYLPRAGDDLPDAVDWRLRGAVTLVKNQQKCGGCWAFSAVAAMEGINKIVTGDLVSLSEQELIDCDTQDSGCNGGQMDNAFQFVINNGGIDTEADYPFIGTDMACDAIRENRKVVSIDSYENVPANNEKALQKAVANQPVSVAIDAGGLAFQLYSSGIFSGICGLKLDHGVTAMGYGSEDGKDFWIVKNSWGPEWGEAGYIRMARNVFLPMGKCGIAMDASYPVKNGPNPTAEPEIKMVRA